The following are from one region of the Aspergillus luchuensis IFO 4308 DNA, chromosome 4, nearly complete sequence genome:
- a CDS encoding putative MFS alpha-glucoside transporter (COG:G;~EggNog:ENOG410PF97;~InterPro:IPR005828,IPR003663,IPR036259,IPR020846;~PFAM:PF00083,PF07690;~TransMembrane:11 (o100-120i127-146o152-173i185-205o225-245i304-327o339-362i369-391o403-424i436-458o470-489i);~go_component: GO:0016020 - membrane [Evidence IEA];~go_component: GO:0016021 - integral component of membrane [Evidence IEA];~go_function: GO:0022857 - transmembrane transporter activity [Evidence IEA];~go_process: GO:0055085 - transmembrane transport [Evidence IEA]): MGNILDEKRQTVVQVLPDGVSDEAEFAQEFTRKEHALGFWEAMRRHWPAVAWASFMNLATILKGIDGGIVKGLVGLDVFKKTYGYNYHGEYVLAAQWISAFQYANLLGAIVGALCSGFAYDRFGPRVMIAVCSCLSIAFIFVQFFSHTPAQLFVGELINGCIIAFYPICASAYVGEVTPLALRGFAATMTNLAFSIGSLIASGILKGTESLNTTMSYKIPIATQWALPCIMLALIFFCPDPPYWLCRHGRNEAALASLRRLATPGVDVSRQLSHIEETLRLEASFQADRPTYRECVRGPNLRRLLICVMAYNMQAFTGNVFFINYAVHFMELAGLDSSNAFSMNIGLTALGLVGTCLSWLLLPYVGRRTMYIFGCSALAVVQCLIGVLDVVPRDNATVWGQCGLMLACTFVYDLSLGPFCYVLLAEVSSARLRGLTIALATVSCFVWSVVFAVVIPYAMNEDEGNWRGKMGFLFAGLGALCAGYCFWWMPETQGKTFEELDVLFEKGVPSRKFKNCVVEMQ, translated from the exons ATGGGTAATATTCTAGATGAAAAGCGACAGACAGTCGTTCAGGTTCTTCCGGATGGTGTGAGCGACGAAGCCGAGTTTGCGCAGGAGTTTACTCGAAAGGAACATGCGCTGGGGTTCTGGGAAGCCATGCGACGGCACTGGCCGGCTGTGGCTTGGGCGTCGTTTATGAACCTG GCGACCATTTTGAAAGGCATT GATGGCGGTATCGTCAAAGGTCTAGTCGGTCTCGACGTCTTCAAAAAGACATACGGCTACAATTACCATGGGGAATACGTCCTAGCCGCTCAGTGGATCTCCGCCTTCCAATACGCAAATCTACTAGGGGCCATCGTGGGCGCTCTTTGCTCGGGCTTTGCCTACGATCGCTTCGGTCCACGAGTGATGATAGCTGTGTGCTCGTGTTTGTCCATCGCCTTCATCTTCGTGCAGTTCTTCAGTCATACGCCAGCCCAGCTGTTTGTGGGCGAGCTCATCAATGGGTGCATCATCGCGTTTTACCCCATTTGTGCCTCTGCGTACGTGGGTGAGGTGACCCCGCTGGCACTCCGCGGGTTCGCGGCTACAATGACCAACCTTGCCTTCTCGATCGGGTCGCTCATCGCCTCGGGCATCCTCAAAGGCACGGAGTCGCTGAACACCACCATGTCGTACAAAATCCCCATCGCGACACAGTGGGCGCTACCATGCATCATGCTGGcgctgatcttcttctgccctGATCCGCCATACTGGCTTTGTCGACATGGTCGCAACGAAGCCGCACTAGCATCGCTACGGCGTCTAGCCACTCCCGGTGTAGATGTGTCGCGGCAACTATCCCATATCGAAGAGACACTGCGTCTAGAAGCCAGTTTCCAGGCCGACCGACCGACATACCGGGAATGTGTGCGTGGGCCTAACCTCCGCCGCCTGCTGATCTGCGTGATGGCTTACAACATGCAAGCCTTCACGGGAaatgtcttcttcatcaactaCGCCGTGCATTTTATGGAGCTGGCGGGCTTAGACTCGTCAAATGCATTTTCGATGAACATCGGACTGACGGCGCTGGGACTTGTCGGAACATGTCTATCGTGGCTATTACTGCCCTATGTGGGCCGCCGAACGATGTACATCTTCGGGTGCTCCGCTTTGGCGGTGGTACAGTGCCTGATCGGTGTGCTCGACGTCGTCCCACGAGACAATGCCACGGTATGGGGACAGTGTGGGCTCATGCTGGCCTGCACGTTCGTGTATGATCTCAGTCTCGGGCCATTCTGCTATGTGCTGCTGGCGGAAGTCTCATCGGCGAGACTGCGGGGACTGACCATCGCGCTGGCCACAGTCAGCTGCTTTGTGTGGTCGGTAGTGTTCGCAGTAGTGATACCGTACGCGATGAACGAAGACGAGGGGAACTGGCGGGGCAAGATGGGATTTTTATTTGCGGGGTTAGGCGCGCTGTGTGCAGGTTATTGCTTCTGGTGGATGCCAGAGACGCAGGGAAAGACATTTGAGGAATTGGATGTCCTGTTTGAAAAGGGTGTCCCCAGTCGAAAGTTCAAGAATTGTGTGGTTGAGATGCAGTAA